In the Salvia miltiorrhiza cultivar Shanhuang (shh) chromosome 8, IMPLAD_Smil_shh, whole genome shotgun sequence genome, GCCCCAGAGAACTGATTGCCTGAGAGGTTAAGCGAAGCAAGAGTCGAGCATGAGCCCAAACTCTCAGGAACAGACCCTGAAAACCTGTTCTTAGACAATGAAATTGATCTTAGAGATCCACATTGGCTAAAGAAATCGCTTGGAATCTCCCCTGATAAACCATTCTCACTCAAATCCAAGACCCTCAGATCAGACAACTGAGCAAAGCTGAGACTCAAGCTCCCAGTAAAATTGTTGTTGGCAAGCGATAACTTGCGCAGAAATCGCAATTGAAGAAGACCCCGGCCGAGCTTGCCCGAGAGGCCAAAGCCATCAAGGACAAGATCAGAAACTCTATTGGATCTAGGGTTGCATTTGATCCCAACCCAATTGTTACACGGGCTGTCAGCATCTTCACTCCAAGAACTCAATTTCCCATCAGGATCTTGAATATCAGCTTTGAACACAATTAATCCCAGAACATCGTCATTCAAAGACGGGCTCAACGACTTCACTAACAACGGAGTTAGGCAAATGAAAAACGAAAGGAATACAAGGCTAACAACACTCCTCATTTTCGATGAAAAAACCGGACAAGTTATGTTAAGGCATTGCTTGGTTTGATAAAAAAAACCCAACAAAAACAACTCCTAAGTTTTCCCCCTTCGAAAATGTGACCTAATAAACAACCGGTAAAATGTGAAATGGAGCTGAAACCGTAACGAATTCTACAATTCCGTTAAAACATTAAACAATTACAGTGCAAAATCCTTAAAAGCTTGCAGGAAGCAGAGGAAActtagataaaaaaaaaccgGTGCTTCACCACATTCAGCTCTGAACGTTTAAAACAATTGAGACCATAAGAAAAAATTGCAGAAAAACCTAGAAGCAGGTAGACAACAAAAACCCCTAATAAATCCGACCTGAAAGCGACATTAACAAAAGCAACCCCCCAGAAAGCCCCCAAATCACAGTAGGTATAAGCTCTTCTCCAGAAGTTAAAATCCAAGGAAAGAAATAAGGAAAAGAGAGCGAAAATATGTATGGAGGTAAAGTTTTTCGGAAAAAAAACAGCTGGACTTTGGAGTCGGTGTAAAAGATATTTCGATCTGAGAGGAAAGGATAGAGCTCGAATGTGAGAAAACACTTCGCCTGAGCGTCTCTGAGGAAAATGGAGTAGTTGCAGACTGAGTGTTACCGGAGAAACATGCAGGAAATGGGGATGCAGTGCGAGTTTTCCGGCAATGGAGGTCAGTCGACCAACGGAAgagccatctctctctctctctttctctctctctacactttATTGCAGCAGATGAGAGAGGGAGACATGCATTTATCAACGGGAAAAAATAAAGTAGAGTGGGAAGGGAAAAAGCAGAGCAGAGAGGGCGGGGTGGCGCTTTCATTAGGTTGGACACGTGGCGCATTAATACCGGTCAGCGTTTTGCCTAATTGGACTTCGGCTTGGATAGTGATAAATTGATAATACgtcgaaaaaaatattaattctgTCATCTTCAtgcatatataattattttttcttggcacttttaaaatcaaataaaaaatgccataatttatttatttgatcattTTATAAGTCGTGCggttttttttaacattaaaaaaaacaaatacttCCTCTATTCATCAAAAGTACAACATTATTGTCATTTTCTACATTCACAAGAGttataaaactttttttttaggacataattaaattcatatctttctcttattttttatcTTCACAAATATCctatatttacaaaaataattatctgTGACCCACATTTAATTTATTCTCAACTATTTATTTCATACAATGATAATATAATTACTCCACTACATATAAACCACCTTTATTTTGTTAAAACTTACGCACAccaaaaatatcatatttttttgtgaacggaTGAAATAACATACTAGAACATGACTTAAAGAGAACAAATAGTCAAACgataattttttctttacttCTCTTTCATTCTCTTTTCTTTTGACTCACTTCTTCTATCTCCTTTCTTACATATTAATTGCTTTCACAAAAATTCAGGACtttcaaatataaaatacgATGTCACTCACATATTTTAATAGGACACTAGTAAGAACAACTCAAGTGTGACTCGCAGAGCCGGCTAGAGTCCCTTGCTGATGTCGTTGCACGGCAGGTGGATCAAGTGGGGGCTCGGAGTGCCTTCCCAAactgctggcctccaataatgcagaAAATAGTGAAACTGCCCGAATCCTTGATCTTCATTGGCACCTTCCTTTGCAAAAtcgcgctgcattcttcattgagatttaCAGTCTCAAATTTCCCCAATTTCTTCTTGCGCGAAACTATATCCTTGAGGAATTTGGCATACTGCGGCTTCTCCTGTAACATCTCCACCAATGATATGTTGATATTCACCTTTTTGAAAATCTCTAAAAATTTAGAGAGCTGCTCTTTCACCTTCTCTTTCTGATGGCGTTGAGGAAAAGGCATAGTCACGGTTGCTGGCGATGTTTACTTCTCCTTCTCATCCTTCTTTTTGCCAGAAACATCAACAGTGGCCTCCTCAGCTTCCTTCTCCACGACCAGTGGTGAACTCTCATCCTCGGGCATCTTGAACCCCTCATGTGTAGTCCCGCTCAGCAAGTTGATTGTCTTGTAATGACGTTGGGGAAACGGCATGGGATACTAGGGAGGACGATATGGAGGTGGAACACGTCGACTCCCCTCATGGTTTTTCTTTGGATCATCCCCCATCTCACAAGATCTATGACTGCCTTCAAATGTGGCTGCACTTTTCAATCCAACTGCCATGCAATGCTCATTTGGGTTCACTGTGGTATTACTTGGGAATTTTCCTGACTGGTGCAGATTGCTAGTAGCATTGGCCacttgacccaattgggtctcgaacatcttcatctgAGTACCCAACACAGCAGTTGTAGACTCAATCCTCTCCATCCTCTCATTGGACTTGGTTATATACTTCATTAGTAGCTCTTCTAGGTTgggcttcttctcctcatttATGACTCCATTAGTGATatagaagcctggtggaggttgaatAACATTGTTTGGGTTCCCATAAGACAGATTGGGATGTGGGCGTCATCCTTGATAAAACTGCTGACcacgctggaaattcccattgTTGACAAAATTTGCCTCTTCCATCATCATCGGATTTTCCACATCTGGCTCCATCTTAGTAGTAGTCAAGGCATTTATCTTGGAAGTCAGCTCCGCTATCTGAGTGGCAAATAAAGTCATAGGATCAAGgctggaagcagctgcaactTTCTTCAGCTGAATTctctcagatggccattggtaacATGTGGTGGCCATGTTCTCTATGATTTCCATAGCTTCTGAACTCCCCCTTTTAAGTAAGGAACCACCTGCAGCTGTGtccatgaacatcctggtgcgTTCCCCGCAAGCGTTATAGAACATAACTACTTGCGTGCTTTCATCGAATCCATGGCTCGGACACTTCTTgagcttctcctggtatctctcccatgtctcCGCCAACGTCTCTCCATCAAATTGCTGAAATTGGAGAATATCCATCTTTAGCTTCAAGGTAAGCCCGAGAGGATGAAACTTTCGCAGAAAAAGATCAGCCAGGTCCCCCCATACTGGATTGGCTCCCAGCTGTAGAGTTTGATACCatgacttcgccttatcccagAGTGAGAATGGAAAAAGGTGAAGAcgtataatgtcatcagggactccattcatcttcacAGTGCTTCATAGCCCTAGAAAGTacgccagatgcgcattgggGTCCTCAACAACTTTACCTCCATACTGATTTTGTTGCACCATAGTGATCAGGTCAAtcttcagctcaaaattattaGCATTGACTTGTGGAGGTTCTTGATATTGAAACTGAGGTGTGAAGGCTTCATTGATGGgaggttgtttctgagcctcgaGATTCTGTTGTGCTTCAATCAAACGCTGCAGCTGCTCCTTTAGAGCACGGACGTCTTCCTGTGTAGTCATAGAACTACTTGGCAAACTCCAAAACCAAAGTTAGAACCacatgaaaaataaagaacagaaataaaaaatccagattagtatataaaaaaaatcaacagaTAGTATCAATAAATAATtggtccccggcaacggcgccaaaaacttgttcgctaatttctttaacacgctgcaagtgtacgggtgcaattgtgtacagtagcaagcaaggtcgtattccacatagaccaattaatattaattcatattctaAATTATTATTCTCTATCTGCACAACAGAATTGAAGGTTTAATTTTTAaactaagaaaaataaatactggaaaataaataaatcaagctaTAGGGaagaatcaagaagaattaAATTATCCCAAtgtaaaggtttcaacagattggAAATCTTAACAGATTCAATTCAATAATCAAGATAAATTCTCCTAAGACAATCTCAaagctagtctatacccactcatGTGGCGTataaaccgttgattacatgcaaggctaccgtccccggatcacacttctaacatgcaactcttAAAAGTCCGTAGGATTAGTGTCCTCACAAATACCAATTttctttagaattaaaataaatgtgttatatgttcttaattcaggtaataattatcatctcccgatatcaaattaaaatccaaAATTATGTTAAATCGGTGATCaggcaataaagcaaacaacatGCACAAGAAcgtaaaaatgataaataaatatgattaattgaatcaaaattATCAAGAATTCAAATTTGTTTACTTTCTAAAAGCAAGggagaagaaaattaaaaaaagagaaagagagaaagtgAGAGCAGAAAAGTTGGATTTAAATTCCACCAATGTATGGAGAGCCTCACTTGCACTATTCCATGAATGTCTTATCTTCCCAATTAAAATACCTAGCCCTCATGCAATAATGAGTTTCTTTTAAGGCTTTAGCTTGTTCTTTGGCTTAAAACATGTAAATCTGCTCTAATTTAAATTGTTTGCgctctattattttaaataaattggcTGAAAATTTGAGCACCAAATCTAGCCTACATTGGCCTACTCACTTCCCAAAAATTGAGTCTTCCATTCGCCCCAATACATACGATCATCACATGTTTATGTAAGTATCACACACAATTACTAAAATAAAGACTAAGACTTAATCGACCATTTAGCACATAAATGTACGCTTAATCATGCTCATCAAATGCAAGAATTATTGACCTTTGAATTTATCACCGACTTATAAAATAGTTCTTACTCTTTTATTCTAAGTCTCAATTAAGTATTCGACTCGGATTAttcttgttaaaataatttattcttaAGTAGCGGGGCTAGAGTAAAATATAGTGTTAATGTTAGGACGAAAATTCGGGATATtgcatatttattatttaattaaataatgttAACATATATACAAATTTAATGATAGAAAATATGTAGAAAAaagatttagagagagaaaaatttagaaagagagaaaaatgttTAAAGATAAAATTTTTAAGTGTAAATTTTAGAGAGATAGAAATTTCTAAAGAGAGAAAATTTATAGATGGAATTTTAACATTTAAATTTTAGAGACATAGGTTTTTAGCGAGAGAAAATTATTGAAAGAGAAAATgctagagagaaaaaaaattataagaagAAATTTTAAAAGTGTAAATTTTAGAGGAAAAAATCTTTAGAAAAACAAAATATCGAGAGAAATTTagagaataaaattttaaaagtgaAATTTCaagagagaaaattttaaaaagacaAACTTTAAACTTTGAAAACAAtagaaaaaatttgaaaaaataaattttattttctttccttatAATTTATCTCTTTCTCTAATGTTTTCAATTTGTAATATTTATTCCtttttgaatttatatattctctccaaactcttttcttttcttttgaaaaattgTGTTATACAGACAGAAGCGGAGCATCTTCTCCCTCTCTAATTTTGTTGAAGGTGTGCCTAAGCTTTACTGCCTACTGTATGTTGTGttgtaatttatttaatgtttcaaGACTTATGTCACtgtattcttatttatttatcttatgAGTTAGTTAAGTTATGTTATGTTCTTTCCAAAAATTGTTttggaagagaagagaaataatcATAGAAGAGGACCACgtgaattttaattaaaataattaaatgtattatgAGTGGATAAATGGTGTCACCTACAAATAATGTATTattaatagtactccctcccCACGAAAAAATAGTCATATTTGAGGGtggacatgaattttaattcaGTTATTGTAAGTAGAATAAATGTATAATTTGTAAAGGTTATGTTAGTATAAAAAACTAGAATAAAGATACATTATTATTTAAAAGATagaataaaagtataatttataattaaatatagaaGTGAATGTATGATGTTATggttcaaaaataaaatgaaactcttttttcattttcatagagaaaaaaaaaggtaagtATAGCTCATTTTGAGGGATTGAGagagtaataattaattatattatggaTTATGGATGGATAAAGGAGCCCACCATATGAAGGTATTATccataaatgaaaatgaaaagattaatttttgtaaatattttaagataataaaaattgatgatTATATTTTATGGagtaattttatataaataaataaataaggattccattatatattctttatacataaaaaaaatataaaaatcaatcaAAATTTATCATTTCATTCTTCTCTTATTTCATTGCAAGCCTGGAATAAACTGACACATGTATTTTTGGCATGTGGGCTAAAGTGGGCGATTCCGGTTAGCCCATTAAAAAGTAATGGGAAAATTCACGAATTCGAAAGAACCCTAGAAGAAACTACAGCGCTTCAATTTCATCAGCTGCCCTTGAGAATTCAATTTTCTGCAAGGAAACCAAGTTATGGCATCGCGAACAATGGACACTACAATGCGTGATATGTGTACTGTGATCTTTAAAC is a window encoding:
- the LOC130998233 gene encoding uncharacterized protein LOC130998233, which translates into the protein MNGVPDDIIRLHLFPFSLWDKAKSWYQTLQLGANPVWGDLADLFLRKFHPLGLTLKLKMDILQFQQFDGETLAETWERYQEKLKKCPSHGFDESTQVVMFYNACGERTRMFMDTAAGGSLLKRGSSEAMEIIENMATTCYQWPSERIQLKKVAAASSLDPMTLFATQIAELTSKINALTTTKMEPDVENPMMMEEANFVNNGNFQRGFYITNGVINEEKKPNLEELLMKYITKSNERMERIESTTAVLGTQMKMFETQLGQVANATSNLHQSGKFPSNTTVNPNEHCMAVGLKSAATFEGSHRSCEMGDDPKKNHEGSRRVPPPYRPP